The following are from one region of the Hymenobacter radiodurans genome:
- a CDS encoding 4Fe-4S binding protein: MEVTSNQSFALAQAPVPVTDATEKATLVAVALGLLALLGAAFDADAARARLSMYAALALVSGGTLAWAWHKFGRGEAGVKQNNLWLRASTSRGAIAWVTGLVLTGFYMLIYWFPQYLENLIRTLDPFSQALRNRPADQWFLYGTFYTLAVLVMGGRALWKYRHSRYQLIRTASVMFFQLGFAFLLPGVLLFFQQPEFYFSYFWPLKYDYLFPGGVADLVKNGGLGVFMVFWGAIMSLVATPVLTYFYGKRWYCSWVCGCGGLAETAGDPYRHLSDKSRAAWRWEVRLVYPILALIVLITILLWVNQLYGSFLGEIGNSLNKFYGFAIGAVFSGVVGVGFYPIMGSRVWCRFGCPMAAYLGLLQKHFSRFRITTNGGQCISCGNCSNVCEMGIDVKQYAQRGEPIIRASCVGCGMCSTACPRGVLNLENAPAKVATKPLNSFMLIRCGY, translated from the coding sequence ATGGAAGTCACTTCCAATCAGTCCTTTGCGCTTGCGCAAGCGCCCGTACCCGTCACTGATGCAACGGAAAAAGCTACACTGGTGGCTGTGGCACTGGGGCTACTAGCGCTGCTTGGGGCTGCCTTCGATGCAGATGCGGCGCGGGCACGGCTAAGCATGTACGCGGCGCTGGCCCTCGTTAGCGGCGGTACGCTTGCTTGGGCTTGGCACAAGTTTGGGCGAGGTGAGGCGGGCGTAAAGCAAAATAATCTATGGCTGCGGGCTAGTACCAGTCGTGGGGCCATTGCCTGGGTTACGGGCCTGGTGCTCACGGGCTTCTATATGCTGATCTATTGGTTTCCGCAGTACCTCGAAAACCTGATCCGCACCCTCGACCCGTTTAGCCAAGCGTTGCGCAACCGCCCCGCCGACCAATGGTTTTTGTACGGCACCTTCTACACGCTGGCCGTGCTGGTGATGGGTGGCCGGGCGTTGTGGAAGTACCGCCATTCCCGCTACCAGCTTATTCGTACGGCATCGGTGATGTTTTTCCAGCTGGGTTTCGCCTTTTTGTTGCCGGGTGTGCTGTTATTTTTTCAACAGCCGGAGTTTTACTTCTCTTACTTCTGGCCATTGAAATACGATTACCTTTTTCCGGGCGGAGTAGCCGACTTAGTAAAGAATGGCGGTTTGGGCGTGTTTATGGTGTTCTGGGGGGCAATTATGTCGCTGGTTGCTACGCCCGTTCTCACCTACTTTTATGGCAAGCGCTGGTACTGTTCCTGGGTATGCGGCTGCGGTGGCCTGGCCGAAACTGCCGGCGACCCCTACCGCCACCTCTCCGACAAAAGCCGCGCTGCTTGGCGCTGGGAAGTACGCCTTGTTTATCCCATCCTTGCCCTCATCGTATTGATTACCATATTACTGTGGGTAAATCAGCTGTATGGCAGCTTTCTGGGTGAAATAGGCAATAGCCTAAATAAGTTCTATGGTTTCGCCATCGGGGCAGTGTTCTCCGGTGTGGTGGGCGTAGGCTTTTACCCTATCATGGGCAGCAGGGTGTGGTGCCGGTTTGGCTGTCCGATGGCGGCATATTTGGGCCTCCTGCAAAAGCACTTTTCCCGCTTCCGCATCACTACCAACGGCGGACAGTGCATTAGCTGCGGCAATTGCTCCAACGTCTGCGAAATGGGCATCGATGTAAAGCAGTACGCCCAGCGCGGCGAGCCCATCATCCGGGCCTCCTGCGTGGGCTGCGGCATGTGCTCCACGGCCTGCCCGCGCGGCGTACTCAACCTAGAAAATGCCCCCGCGAAGGTCGCTACCAAGCCTCTCAACTCATTCATGCTGATACGCTGCGGATATTAA
- a CDS encoding peroxiredoxin: MLQIGDQAPDFTLPTTTGATFRLAEQRGQRAIVLYFYPKDDTPGCTAQACSFRDQYEDFQDLGAEVIGISSDSEASHQKFTQKHRLPFPLLADESGKVRKLYEVPRAMLGILPGRVTFVIDKEGVIQYIFNSMQRATDHVAKAKEVLAGLATK, from the coding sequence ATGCTCCAGATTGGCGACCAAGCCCCCGACTTTACTTTGCCCACTACCACCGGCGCCACCTTTCGCCTCGCCGAGCAGCGTGGGCAGCGCGCTATCGTGCTTTACTTCTATCCCAAAGACGATACCCCCGGCTGCACGGCCCAAGCCTGCTCCTTTCGCGACCAATATGAGGACTTCCAGGACCTCGGCGCCGAAGTAATCGGCATCAGCTCCGACAGTGAGGCTTCCCACCAGAAATTCACGCAGAAGCACCGCCTGCCTTTCCCGCTGCTGGCCGATGAAAGTGGCAAAGTGCGCAAGCTGTATGAAGTGCCTCGCGCAATGCTCGGCATTCTGCCCGGTCGCGTCACGTTTGTGATCGACAAAGAAGGCGTGATTCAGTACATCTTCAATTCTATGCAACGCGCCACCGACCACGTAGCTAAGGCCAAGGAAGTACTGGCGGGCCTAGCGACGAAATAA
- a CDS encoding APC family permease: MPEKQGQFQRAITLFDAIMIVTGSMIGSGIFIVSADISRKVGSPGWLLVVWLVTGFITLAGAVSYGELASMFPKVGGQYVYLREAYNKLVAFLYGWSLFLVIQTGVIAAVAVAFARFVGVLMPWFSEDHILFSVLGFRFNTVMLLAVIMLVGLTWVNAQGVRGGKLISNIFGTTKLVALALLIMFGLALGINQEALDVNFSDMWQAASFSPTGEAVPLSIWGLVGAIGLAMTGSLFSSDAWNNIGFSGDEIVRPERTIVLSMAIGTAIVTGLYLLINLVYLLVLPLQGSPDATDILGRGIMYTKGDLVATAVAESILGRAGAYVMAVLIMISTFGANNSIILSGARAYYAMAKDGLFFPRMARLNKAGVPGVALWAQCLWACGLCLTGSYGQLLNYVMFSVILFYVITIIGIFILRRTRPDAPRPYKALGYPVIPLLYIILASAFCVILLVSPATARDSGLGLLLVAVGVPVYFFFGKRFAARPESKVKV, encoded by the coding sequence ATGCCTGAAAAACAAGGTCAGTTTCAACGCGCCATTACGCTCTTCGATGCCATCATGATTGTGACTGGCAGCATGATTGGTTCTGGTATTTTCATTGTTTCCGCGGATATCTCGCGGAAAGTGGGTTCACCAGGCTGGCTGTTGGTCGTATGGCTGGTTACGGGCTTTATTACGCTGGCCGGGGCAGTAAGCTATGGCGAACTGGCCTCGATGTTTCCGAAGGTGGGCGGGCAATATGTATATCTGCGCGAGGCATATAACAAGCTCGTGGCCTTTCTATATGGCTGGTCGCTGTTTCTGGTTATCCAGACTGGAGTAATTGCGGCGGTGGCAGTAGCCTTTGCGCGATTTGTGGGCGTGCTTATGCCGTGGTTTAGCGAGGATCATATTTTGTTCTCCGTTTTGGGCTTCCGGTTTAACACTGTTATGCTGCTGGCCGTGATTATGCTGGTGGGCCTGACGTGGGTAAATGCCCAGGGAGTGCGCGGTGGTAAGCTCATCTCGAACATATTTGGTACTACCAAACTGGTAGCGCTGGCCCTACTGATCATGTTTGGCTTGGCGCTGGGTATCAATCAGGAAGCCCTCGATGTCAACTTTAGCGATATGTGGCAGGCGGCTAGCTTCTCCCCTACGGGCGAGGCAGTGCCTTTGAGCATCTGGGGACTAGTTGGAGCCATTGGTTTAGCCATGACTGGCTCTCTATTCAGCTCCGACGCTTGGAATAATATCGGCTTTTCCGGCGACGAAATTGTGCGGCCCGAGCGCACGATTGTGCTCAGCATGGCTATTGGCACGGCCATCGTTACGGGCTTGTATCTGCTTATTAATCTGGTGTATCTGCTAGTGCTCCCCTTGCAAGGCAGCCCCGACGCTACCGATATTCTGGGGCGCGGCATCATGTACACGAAAGGCGATTTGGTAGCTACTGCTGTTGCCGAAAGCATTCTGGGCCGGGCCGGAGCCTACGTCATGGCCGTGCTGATCATGATTAGCACGTTTGGAGCCAACAACAGCATCATCTTGAGTGGGGCGCGCGCTTATTATGCCATGGCCAAAGACGGCTTGTTTTTCCCCCGAATGGCGCGGCTCAACAAGGCCGGCGTGCCCGGTGTAGCGCTGTGGGCTCAATGCCTATGGGCTTGCGGGTTGTGCCTGACGGGCTCTTACGGGCAACTGCTTAACTACGTGATGTTTTCGGTGATTCTGTTTTATGTTATCACCATCATTGGCATCTTCATCCTGCGCCGCACGCGCCCCGATGCGCCCCGGCCCTACAAGGCACTGGGCTATCCAGTTATTCCGTTGCTCTACATTATTCTGGCCTCAGCCTTTTGCGTTATCCTCCTCGTATCGCCCGCCACGGCCCGCGACTCCGGCTTGGGGCTGCTGCTAGTAGCCGTGGGAGTACCAGTGTACTTCTTCTTTGGCAAGCGCTTCGCTGCTCGTCCTGAGTCCAAAGTGAAAGTTTAA
- a CDS encoding alpha/beta fold hydrolase, translating to MKTLLPFLLLLLPLQLLAQTPPSLNATLDGYEYPYPVKTLPLKLEGQAVRMAYMDVAPTARANGRTVVLLHGKNFFAAYWRETIKALTQAGFRVVAPDQVGFGKSDKPALQYSFHQLARNTKHLLDTLGVRKAIIVGHSMGGMLATRFALLYPETTERLVLENPIGLEDYRVGVPFQSVDESLATELKTTEASIRKYHATYYPGGYPAAHDEWVRPLAAQTTHPDFPKVALASALTYQMIYQQPVAYEFTRIAVPTLLIIGQQDRTVVGKGLVKDPKVLATMGQYPALGKRTTEQIRGAKLVALEKVGHIPHLEAPKEFQAALLAFLK from the coding sequence ATGAAAACGCTTCTTCCGTTCTTGCTGCTTCTGCTGCCACTTCAGCTATTGGCCCAAACACCCCCCAGCCTCAACGCTACCCTCGACGGCTACGAGTATCCGTATCCCGTCAAGACGCTACCGCTGAAGCTGGAAGGGCAGGCGGTGCGCATGGCTTACATGGACGTAGCGCCTACGGCCCGCGCCAATGGCCGCACTGTGGTGTTGCTTCACGGCAAAAACTTCTTTGCCGCTTACTGGCGCGAAACGATTAAAGCATTAACTCAGGCAGGATTCCGGGTAGTCGCGCCTGATCAGGTGGGCTTTGGCAAGTCGGATAAGCCGGCGCTGCAGTACTCGTTTCATCAATTAGCCCGCAACACCAAGCACCTGCTCGATACGCTGGGTGTTCGGAAAGCCATAATTGTGGGTCATAGTATGGGCGGCATGCTGGCTACGCGCTTTGCCCTGCTCTACCCCGAAACTACGGAGCGGCTCGTGCTTGAAAACCCTATTGGCTTAGAGGATTACCGCGTCGGGGTGCCGTTTCAGTCCGTAGATGAGTCATTGGCCACGGAACTGAAGACGACGGAGGCGAGCATCCGCAAGTACCACGCAACCTATTACCCCGGCGGTTACCCCGCCGCCCACGACGAGTGGGTGCGCCCACTGGCCGCACAAACCACTCACCCCGATTTCCCGAAGGTCGCCCTAGCTAGTGCCCTCACTTATCAAATGATTTATCAGCAGCCGGTGGCGTATGAATTCACCCGTATAGCTGTGCCCACGCTGCTGATCATCGGCCAGCAAGACCGCACCGTTGTAGGTAAGGGCTTGGTGAAAGATCCGAAAGTATTGGCTACGATGGGGCAGTATCCGGCGCTAGGCAAGCGCACCACCGAGCAGATTCGGGGGGCAAAATTGGTGGCGCTGGAGAAGGTTGGGCACATTCCGCACTTGGAAGCGCCGAAGGAGTTTCAGGCGGCATTACTGGCGTTCTTGAAGTAA
- a CDS encoding DUF547 domain-containing protein → MSPSGFLPARPLRLLTLLLILWLPLGGILAAPLAPSFSAATSAFLQKNVNADGNVNYAVIKKQPAELNTLLQTVRSLDTKNMSAAERKAFYLNAYNLVVIGAVVERLPLTSVMKVPGFFDKLAFTIAGEKMTLNELETNKLRKPYSDARIHFALVCAAKGCPRLSREAYSAATLDAQLTAQTKRVLTDPSFIRVTTGVRKCWFRKYSNGTPTILKRPVRPSLLT, encoded by the coding sequence ATGTCTCCCTCCGGATTTTTGCCTGCTCGACCATTGCGGCTTTTAACTTTACTACTTATCCTCTGGCTACCACTGGGGGGCATTTTGGCCGCTCCACTAGCGCCTTCTTTCTCCGCCGCCACGTCGGCCTTCTTGCAGAAGAATGTAAATGCTGATGGCAATGTAAACTACGCCGTCATCAAGAAACAACCTGCTGAGCTGAACACTCTGCTGCAAACTGTGCGGAGTCTCGATACCAAAAATATGTCGGCCGCCGAGCGTAAAGCATTCTATCTCAATGCGTACAACCTTGTCGTGATCGGGGCGGTAGTGGAGCGCTTGCCCCTAACGTCGGTGATGAAGGTGCCGGGCTTTTTTGACAAGCTGGCTTTTACCATAGCGGGTGAAAAAATGACGCTGAACGAGTTAGAAACAAATAAGCTGCGGAAACCCTACAGCGACGCGCGTATTCATTTTGCCTTAGTGTGCGCAGCTAAAGGGTGCCCTCGACTTAGCCGCGAAGCCTACTCCGCCGCCACGCTCGATGCACAACTCACCGCCCAGACGAAGCGGGTGCTCACTGACCCAAGCTTTATTCGGGTTACTACGGGGGTAAGAAAGTGCTGGTTTCGGAAATATTCAAATGGTACGCCGACGATTTTAAAGCGCCCGGTCAGGCCCTCATTGCTTACCTGA
- a CDS encoding carboxypeptidase-like regulatory domain-containing protein: protein MMLLITLKALNRPMLALLIVGSCLISNFAHANDPTAKDKKGKVIAPAVNEVASVSGTAATVVLTGRIRNEEGQPLAGATVYLQGSAVAVTTDEQGIFSLEVPAAGKKTLRYGYGGYQDRDVVVSSSAP, encoded by the coding sequence ATGATGTTACTTATTACTCTCAAGGCCCTTAATCGGCCAATGCTGGCTCTGCTAATCGTCGGCAGTTGCCTTATTTCCAATTTCGCTCACGCAAATGATCCTACAGCTAAGGATAAAAAAGGGAAAGTAATTGCTCCCGCAGTCAATGAAGTCGCTTCGGTTAGCGGTACTGCCGCTACAGTGGTACTTACGGGCCGAATTCGCAACGAAGAAGGCCAGCCTTTAGCTGGTGCCACGGTTTATTTGCAGGGAAGCGCAGTAGCCGTTACCACCGATGAACAAGGCATTTTCTCTTTGGAAGTGCCAGCCGCCGGTAAGAAGACGTTGCGTTATGGCTATGGCGGTTACCAAGACCGCGACGTAGTTGTGAGCAGCAGTGCCCCCTAA